The window GCTATTATTCCCCCTGTTTTCCTGTGTCTTCTGGTGTCCGCATGGCCCAACGCGTGCGCAGAAATCACCAAAgtcgtccacctcgccggTCGCAAGCTTGAGAAAATGTCCACCGACGCATCGATATCAGAATCCTCACCTCTCCTACCTTCCGGGACTCGTCCGCTTCGAGGCCGGTGGTGCGAACTCAGTCCAGGTCCATACCGTTGGGTGGATCGCCGTCCGGAGACCTGTTACTCTCGCCACATGGTCCTGCTGGTTGCCAACTTGGTCCTCGCCGTTTGGGAAGCTCCAACGCCCTCCTTGTCTGAAGAATTGTTGCCCTTGCCACATAGAGAGCCGGCCAGCTCACCACTTGACACATCGTCGTCCCTGCCGCTGTTGTAGTGATCATCGTCCTCGGTGCACGGAGAATTATCAACTTCACCCTCTTGGGTGCCTGCGTCATCGTTGTCGTGTACCAGGCTGGCTGAAGGAGatgccatcgtcaccgttgttctcgtcatcatcatcaggTGTGGGGCCGTTGCTATCGTCGGCTTGTGCCAGGCGGTCGTCCTGATcggctggggggggggggggggacaatcgccatcgccgtccggGGAGGAGCCATCATCACCGTTGTCGTGTGCCAGGTTGCCGGACTGATCGGCTGAAGGAGGCAATCgttctcgtcgccatcattcTTATCGTTGTCGTTCGGGTAggagccgtcgtcatcattcTCGTGTGTCAGACTGCCATCCTGATCGGTCGAGGAAGGcaatcgtcatcgtcatcgtcaccgtcattcCGCTTCACTGTCGTTCTCATCATCACCGTCCCATGAGGAGCCATCATCACCGTTGTCGTGTGCCAGGTTGCCGGACTGATCGACTGAAGGAGAGTtaccatcgtcgtcgcctgtATCTGCATCATGGTTGCTTtcggaggaggacgaggaggacgagatggAATAGTACGTATCATCCCCTGATTCTGTCATCTCTTCGGAGTCGGGCTCGGCTTGCTCGTCACCCCGCAGCGCCCACAGCTGGAACTCGTCAACTTCCGACATCTCGGACGACATGTACCCCGACGACTCGTACCCTTCCTCCCACCGAGGCACGTCCTCCTCTTCATCTCGGCCATCGATACGCCTTGTACCGAGTGGCGCCCGATGCCGATCTCCATCCTCTGGGTgccccgacgacgcctgcTTGCGCCCGTTTTCCATCATGGCACACCACGGgccttcctcctccaccacctcctccactaccgcctcttcctcctccgccaaCTCCCCGGCACTCtgatcgccgccgtcgtacGACCAGCGAACGGCAATAAGCTTTCCCTCCGCTCGCGCACCATCCTCAACGTGTTGTAGCTTTTTGATGACCCCGTTCAGAACCCTCACGCGCGGCACTGCGTTCCATTCGTCCTCTGCCTCCACGGAGCGCAAGGCGTCGTGGTGTCCGAACTCGGCGTCCTTGCCGTGCGTCGGGGAGCGGAACCAGCACCCAAGGAGACTCCCGTCAGGTCTTCGAACTATCCTCTCCAACAGCGATGCGCAGAGAAACTTGTTCGCCCTCTTGACAGCCGCCACTTCGTCGCGTTGGGGGTTGTCGGGCAACCGATCATCGACGACCGAGTCGCGCGCGAGGAAAATGGCCTTCCTGATGGCGCAGTCAAAATGGCTCATGTTCCTCCTCGACATGTACAGGTGGGCGTCACGGTACGCCCACTTCCGATCGTGGCAGTCTTGGAGCACGCGCATGATGCGCCTAAACGtccatggcgtcgtcgatgccttGCAGCACTCGGCATGCTCGGAAACCTTGAGGAGCAACCTGTTCCATCTCCGTGGGGGAGGTCGGTTCCGATCCATTCCGGGAATGTCGGCGCCCGTCTCAATCGCCTCCCTCCATGCCCTGTAGGTGACAATCTCTCGCCTGACCTCGGCGAGAATGGTGCTGACATGGCGGGTCAGAGGACTCCACGACGCATTCGCACGCCTCGGATTGTCGTAGTAGTCGGTCGTGTACCGGGCGTAAAGATTCTCAAACTCCAGCTTCCGCAGCTCCACAATGAACCGCCAGTAAGTCtcctctcgcctcgccttgAGAATGGCGGCGCTCCACGCGCGTAGGCAATGCCCCCTGGTCCAGGAGGAGAGGTAGTAGCTATCATGATTCGCGTCTCTTCGAGCCGACTCCTCGAGGCGAGCAAAGTGGACGGTTTGCCAGTGCAAGATATCGAGCTCTCTGCAGACCGCAGGGGAACGAATCATGCCGCGGGGCGTGTCCCGGACGCACGCCACGACATCCGAGTTTGCCTCCCGAAACATGCTCCAGCCGGGCGAGTACTGGCAGGTACGCTGGACATGGAACGGAAATAGCCTCTTCAAGGCCTCATGCGACGCTCTGCGATCGTTTGCGTCGGGTTGGTTGGCTTGCATGATCATCGAAAGCGAGTACTGGTTCAGCTTGTAAAAGTCGTAGAGCGATATCCTGACCCGGGCCTGCAGGGGaacctcctccacctcggtCGCGCAACAagacgcggccggcggcaggCCATCTTGCCGAGACATGGAATGGTGTACGTGGATATTGATGGGTAGAAGAGCAGGCTCGCGAGGATCCTGCTAGAGGAAGAGACAACGGGCTGAATGTTGGCGAGCGAAATGACGGATGCCAGGCAGGAGGAGGAATGAATACGGGCAAGACGAAGCAAGCGGGGAGACAAACGTGAAGGAAGACGAGGTTGGGGGACGGGCCCTATGCGTTTTTCAGTGTGGCAATGTCGCATGTGGTCAAGGAGCCGCCTATGCATCGAGGATGTGGCAGAAAGCATGTGTGAAGACTAAGCAAGGTGGGCGAATATCCACTGACGTTTGAAGTAGGCTCGGTAAATACCTATCGAAGGGACCATATGTAGAGAATAAGGTGTGCAAATCTTGCCGGTCGCAACGTAGTTCCAGCTTACGCCTGATCAAATGCGAAGTCTATGCGTGGTGTGGATTTGAGTTTCGACAGACGTCcaagaagccggcggcctAGGCCTGCCAAGGAGAGCGGAGCGCACATCATGACGAAGACGCTCACACCTTCGCATGCCCGAGTCGTAAATGGGGTTCCGCCGATCACCTGTGACGGGATGCCTACGTGGGAGTGAAATCAGACGAGGGAACCATTGGTTCGCCTGCTCCCGGCAAGTTCGTCAACGCCATGGTTTGCAAGAGCATGGGAGGGGCGGACGCCAGCGGTTGAAAAAGGTTTGCAGGGCGGTGCGCCTGATGTCATGTCATGCGACCGTCCGGACAAGATCTCTTTCTGTGCCCTCCAGGCAGGCTATCCATCGTCAGGCTTCGATCCACGTCCGCCGTGCGATGGCGCCACGCCAGCATCCCGGCGCGCAGCTATGCCCTCCAAGCAGGGCACCatgggcaggcaggcatTGGCGAATCTTTGCCATGCGCTTggcatctcggccgtccgTCTACGCCCTCAAGGCCTGTGCCCACTCGTGGAGcttgtcgatgacgacgggagCAAAGGCAGTCAGGGTGCCCTCGATGACGTTTCCAAAGTAGAcgatggcctcctcctcgctcagCTCGAGGTGAAACCTTTCCCGGACCTTTAGAACGGCCTTGTCTGGTTCGAGCCGGATGTCGGGTATGTTTGCGTGGACCATGAGGCTGAAAAGGTTGAGGAGCAGGTTCGACGACTTGCGCAAGGCCGTGTAGGACAGGAAGCAGTACTGCTTGAACTTTTGGTAGTGCTCCGAGCTGACGCCGCCCATGCACTCGACCATCTCCTTGGTCAGCTTCATGACGGGAGCAAAGGGCTTCgggtcgcggccgaggatgaagcCAAAGTCGGCGTGGAAGAAGTGGCCGTCcggggcgaggaggaggttgTCGAGATGgcggtcgccgacgccgaggatgtAGGTGATGACGCAGTAGCCGGCGCAGGATCGGACGTAGGTGTCGATGGTTTCCTGGCGAACGCCGAGCGGCTGCCTGTCGTCGGGGTTGTGGTGCCTGAGGTAGGCCAGGGCCGGGTTGGCCTTGAACttgccgacgatgctcgACAGGCTCTGCGACTGGACGAACTGGGAGGCGCCGGCGGTGGTGCTCGTGGCGAGAATCTTGTAGGGCGACAGCTTGAGGTCGAGGTTTTCCTTCTGCAGCAGCTGGTCCATGAGGGTGATGATCTGGATGACGAGCTGGTCCTGGCGcaagtcgtcgccgagcttgaAGATGATGGGGTACGAgctccccgtcgtcgtcttgaaGGTGCACTTGATGGGGTTCAGCGACGACTTGAAGACCGTCACCTGGTCGGGCACGATGCCCGTGATCTTGACCGAGGGGTCGAGGggcatcggcagcggcgggtCGATGGCGAGAAGCTCGTTCTTcgggtcggcgaggaagctcTTGACGCGCTCGGCCTTTTTGGCGATGGATTCGCTCGACACCTTgacctcgccggcgatgcgggagaggatggcgacgagctcggcctggCGGAGCAGGGCATTCCTGTCGTCGGTACCGCCCGGCTGCTTGACGAGCTCTGTCATGAACTCGTAGGCGACCTTGCGGTAGATGTTCCTGTTGTCCTGGCCCTGCTCGGGGCTGTGGTCGTCGCACTCGACCATGAGGTACCAGTAGAAGTAGTTGCCGAGCATGaagttggcggcggcgcgctggATGAGGAATCTGGCGAGCGACGAGTCctgggcgccggcggcggcggagatgtgctcgtacttgagGGCCTGGACGAGCTGCAGGAGATAGAGCAGCAGCTCCTGGTCGTCGGACTTGCGCAGGCGATCGACGGCGTAGGAGCGCACGGCCGGGTTGTCGAACGAGGGTCCGAGAAGCTccagggcgtcgtcgacgtcgatggcggTCCAGCGGCCGAGGACCTGGATGGCCTGCTTCGATTCGCCCTGGTCGGCCCAGTTGACCGACTTGACAAACTTGGTCAGGGCTCTCTTGTCGCGCGTCAGGTGGTACCTGAACTTCCAGACGAGGTCGGCCTCCTCGGGGGACAAGAGATGGGTGGGCGGGTACGACATGATCAAGTTGAGCTCGTCGCGCACCTTAGCGTTGGGCTTCAGATCTttgtcgaggatgccgtgcCGGTGGGAGCTTCGGAAGAGCCGCCTgtgcttggcctcggccgggtTGTCCCTCTGGCCCACTTCGGGGTCGTAGACCTTGATGAGGCGTGGGCTGAAGCCGTCGGAGCTCTCGCCGAGGGCGTTGATGCCCGGGCCGAAGTGGACCTGGGGCTGCTGGGCGAGGGCGCCTTGGGAGGCCGACAGGGGTTGCAGGGACGATATCGGCGGCGGGTCGTATTCGTGGtcggcgaagacgacgggAAAGTCGAAGCGCGGCAGCTCCACGttgaggaggaagacggagGTGCCGGTGCGGCCGTGGTGggcaacgtcgtcgtcgtcggcggcggcggcgtcggggtcgttggggtcgtcggcggcgacggcgcgttGGCGTTGGAGCATCTTCATGGACGACTTGGCGGCCTGCAGCCCCCGCTTCTCGAAGCTGCGGAAGACCATCTGGTCGAGCCAGTCGACGCGGGGGATCTCGCCCATCTCATGCTTCTTGAACAGCTTCTCCATgcggtcgagctcgtcggcatccttgTCCAGGAGCTGGCCgttctccgccgtcgccttttTCTTGGCCGCCACGATGGCCGGGGTTTTGGGGttgtcggtgccgtcggcgcgctTGTGCCTGTGGACGAGACACTTTTGGTGTCCCTTTTGGACCTGGTTGTCGGCGTCGAACATGGGCAGGGTGGTGCCTCCGAAGGGAATGGCGTTGTCGACGGCATTCTTCCCCCCGAGGGGCGACAGATCCCACATGGTGATGGCGAGCTGGGCGTTGAGGGGTAGCTGCTTGTAGGTGATGGGCAGCTCCAGCCATTCGTTCCACCTGTCGGCGCGGCATCAGGTCAGCACGGGGTCGTCCGCCACGAGCCGGGGCCGGATGGCGGGCGTCACACCTCCTCTCTGTGCGGAATGGCCGGTACGCCGTCTGGACGGGCACGGTGAGGGGCTTGGAGCCGGCCCAGACCTGCACCGTGACGAAGAGGTCCGAGTGTGGGCTACGGCTGGTCAGCCAACGGTCGATCTCGGGGTGGCAAGGCGTGGCTACCTCGTGTTGGAGCCGATATGGCGGAGGTCGGGCCGTTCGAGAAGGGTGGAAAAGTTGACGGGTGGTTCGTCTCCTTCGAGATTTATGCTGTCGTGAGGTCAGGACAGGCGCGGGCAGCGGAGAGGGGGGGCGCGGGTGGGAGAGAAACGCACATGCGAACACTGACGGCATGGTCGACGTCCTTGGAGCCGGCAAAGGAGAAGGGGTCCATGCTGGCGAAGTTGCTGATGGCACCAGCTACGGGTTCATATCATGCTAGCGATACATGGGTATGgagggagtacggagcgagAGGGAAGCGAGAGAGGCTCGATTTGCGGGAGAGGTTGAGGTGAGGTTTGGAAGGGGACGTGGAAGGCGCGAGCACCAGCATATTCTACCTCCCTTggtaggcaggcaggcaagcacAGGTTCGATGTATCGGCGGTTGTACTGCGAGGCGCCGCAAGGCAAGGTACAAGGCTGTCTGCTCgaggtacttgctgtactgaTCGTTGGTGGTGACGTTTGGCGGGGAGGGATCACAGCGCCCCCACTACAACTtgtcgtactgtacagtcaCTAGACAAAAATAAggattcaattttggtagcgctactgctacaaagtgaatcgacacttttgccaccccactttttgtacatgtacagtactgtagttgtaagtgtacttacgtaccAGCAATACTTATCGCTACCTGCactttgtactccgtacaagccatggtattattactactaactagtaccttagtactccgtaggtacctactgtattacttacttcgTACTTAAATACTTGTAGTAATTACTTTACATTAGTCGTAGGCAACTGAGCTCTCGCTGCACTGCCGCCTTGTCAACCACCAACCGGCGCAGTACAGCGATGAAGCATGCGAGTATAGAGTACCTCTAGGTACCAAGGTGCAGCATGcttgagtactgtacttcaaGCAGATACCCGGGTACCTGAAGTACTCAAGTAGGTGGGTACCTAGATGCGTCCGTACATGGACTTTTGTTGGAAGCTTGGCAAATGCTGGACTGGACACTTTCTTCATATCTATTCCACCCTCCCTTTCGCTTTACATTAAATACTATTACAGAGTGTTCGGTACTCCATACAGCCTAGACCACCATGCACCGTGGCCACGGGCATGGCCATGACCCAACCGTTGACCTGatggcccgtcgtcgcctcgacgcGAAATAAACACCCTCCCACGCCTGGTATCTCCGATGAGGAAAAGAAAGCTCACGATGCAAAAGGATGCGGAAAAGACATAAAGGCAAACCATGACGGACATTCGTCATACTTTTTCGCTGGCCAGCGGCACGATGGGCCATCATCGCTTCCCCGTGAGGTGCCAGCTGAAGACCTTCTCAAAGACTTgcttgccgtcgccctcgatgacgtcgccgtGGCAGGGGATGAGGGTGGTAAAGTTCCAGGCGGCGATGCGCTTGACGCTCTCGGTGACGCTCGCCTTgtccttggcggcgaggTACCAGTTGAAGCGCTTCATCCAGGTGGCGTCGCCCGAGGTGGTCTGCAGCTTGTTGAACAGCTTGTCGGTGACGCCGGTGCCTCGACGGTCGGTCGCCGGCACCTTGCTGTactgctcgacggccggcaggTTGAACATGAGGTCGGCCTCGAtgaggacgccgtcgggcttGTAGCAGAAGACGAGCTCCCGGCTGctgtggccgtcgaggtactcgtactcgaAGTCGGCGTCAAAGTCGGTGCCGATGCGCACCGCCGCCTTGTTCGCCTTGGTGAAGACGGTGTCAaactgctcgtcgccgatcTTGGGGTCGGCCTGCTGCTTGCTGCGCTTCTCCTGGAGACCCTCGGGCCCGACGATCTTGGCGTTCGGGTACGCCTTGGCCCATTCGGAGAGGAAGATGTGGTGTTCgatgtcgagggcgacgatgtaGCCCACGTTTCCGCCCATCTCCGTCACCTTGGCCTTTGTGTCGGGCGTGAGGGCGACGGgggagaagacggcgagggcaccgGACGAGAGCTTCACTGCGCGTCGGAGTCATGGTCAGCGTTGGTTGCCCGACGCCCGAGGCGTGCGCGACAGGTGGGCTCGAGGGCATCACATACCGAGcgtgccgcggccgccgacccTGATCCTGCCGAAGCGCAGGAAGGGTACCGAAAACGTGGCCACGTTGGGCGTGACGTTTCGGATCACCATGACGGTGTCGGGGTCCGACGGGATGAGCTGTGCCGACATGACTGCTTTTGTGGTATTCCTGGTTGCCTTTGTTCCTACCGCTGTCGCTGCTGCCGATGCGATGAAGATGGTCGCGACAATTGCTGTGCTGCTCGAGGTGAATAATCGTCGACTTGGTCTGGACTGCGGGTAATTGGATGAGAATCGACTTTGCTGGGGGTTGATCAAGGCTTTTATACGATGGTTGGTGCTGCTGCAAGCGTCGGCACTGCAAGCAGCCACGACAGGAACGGGAAAAGCCGATCGCGTCAGAAAATGGAACGACGCCAGACGCTTGGCACAAAGACGCTTCACGAGTGGTAAGCCGCTCATGGCATGACAAATGGCTATCAAAATCTGACAGGTGTGCGGAGTCAAGATAGCAGAGACGGTTCGGACGAAGCCGCGGGTCAAAGGGGGAGCAGTGACGAAAATGTCCGTACCATCGCAGCGATGGGTCGATTGCTAAGCTTGTGAAGTCATTCATGACGTCAGCAATACGGTCAGCGAGAAATGGGCAAATCGAAATGGACACGTCaaaggggagggaggggggaaTGGCgggatggggggggggggttcaaGAACGGTCAAGGGGTGGCACCCTGCCCTGGCATTCTGGGTGGGCCTTGCGCCGCACCGAGGCAACGACGGGTCCGGGGGCAGCCTTCCGGGCCGTATGCGGTCATGACAGGAACGAGCCCCTTGCTCAACCTCCATATGGATTGCAAGTGCACacttacaactattacttgcttgtgcacCTAATTGTCATCCGAAAAATACAATAGTATTCCCAATTATTTCCTGTCAGAGACGAAATATATTCATGTCAACGATACGTCATGTTACGTCTTTGAGAATTATTAGTCCAAATACACTGGAAACATACTTTCAGTTTGTCATCCCTCGGCCTCTCGTAGTAATACGCATCCATCCTTCTTTGTCCGCCCCCAGGCCAATCGACGGTGGCCGACAGGCTCTGAATTGATTGCTCCCACTATTACTCGCCAGTCGAGTTTCGCAGCAAAGGCAGCGGATGGTGCagagtacctgcaagtagttgtacttacatgtaagtaccgtTGGGTGCTTTGTCCCCAAGTCGGATCGCAAGCATTATTAGTAG of the Drechmeria coniospora strain ARSEF 6962 chromosome 01, whole genome shotgun sequence genome contains:
- a CDS encoding Phosphatidylinositol Kinase encodes the protein MDPFSFAGSKDVDHAVSVRIINLEGDEPPVNFSTLLERPDLRHIGSNTSPHSDLFVTVQVWAGSKPLTVPVQTAYRPFRTERRWNEWLELPITYKQLPLNAQLAITMWDLSPLGGKNAVDNAIPFGGTTLPMFDADNQVQKGHQKCLVHRHKRADGTDNPKTPAIVAAKKKATAENGQLLDKDADELDRMEKLFKKHEMGEIPRVDWLDQMVFRSFEKRGLQAAKSSMKMLQRQRAVAADDPNDPDAAAADDDDVAHHGRTGTSVFLLNVELPRFDFPVVFADHEYDPPPISSLQPLSASQGALAQQPQVHFGPGINALGESSDGFSPRLIKVYDPEVGQRDNPAEAKHRRLFRSSHRHGILDKDLKPNAKVRDELNLIMSYPPTHLLSPEEADLVWKFRYHLTRDKRALTKFVKSVNWADQGESKQAIQVLGRWTAIDVDDALELLGPSFDNPAVRSYAVDRLRKSDDQELLLYLLQLVQALKYEHISAAAGAQDSSLARFLIQRAAANFMLGNYFYWYLMVECDDHSPEQGQDNRNIYRKVAYEFMTELVKQPGGTDDRNALLRQAELVAILSRIAGEVKVSSESIAKKAERVKSFLADPKNELLAIDPPLPMPLDPSVKITGIVPDQVTVFKSSLNPIKCTFKTTTGSSYPIIFKLGDDLRQDQLVIQIITLMDQLLQKENLDLKLSPYKILATSTTAGASQFVQSQSLSSIVGKFKANPALAYLRHHNPDDRQPLGVRQETIDTYVRSCAGYCVITYILGVGDRHLDNLLLAPDGHFFHADFGFILGRDPKPFAPVMKLTKEMVECMGGVSSEHYQKFKQYCFLSYTALRKSSNLLLNLFSLMVHANIPDIRLEPDKAVLKVRERFHLELSEEEAIVYFGNVIEGTLTAFAPVVIDKLHEWAQALRA
- a CDS encoding nuclear protein Qri2/Nse4, yielding MSAQLIPSDPDTVMVIRNVTPNVATFSVPFLRFGRIRVGGRGTLVKLSSGALAVFSPVALTPDTKAKVTEMGGNVGYIVALDIEHHIFLSEWAKAYPNAKIVGPEGLQEKRSKQQADPKIGDEQFDTVFTKANKAAVRIGTDFDADFEYEYLDGHSSRELVFCYKPDGVLIEADLMFNLPAVEQYSKVPATDRRGTGVTDKLFNKLQTTSGDATWMKRFNWYLAAKDKASVTESVKRIAAWNFTTLIPCHGDVIEGDGKQVFEKVFSWHLTGKR